Proteins from a genomic interval of Fusarium oxysporum Fo47 chromosome I, complete sequence:
- a CDS encoding fatty acid desaturase-domain-containing protein yields MNRDKILTAAAVERMIAAGQTIVVFEDSVLKLDGWMDRHPGGRLAVLHMVGRDATDEMKAYHSEATLRTMKAYRIGRKQGSWVNRTPPIRGGVFRLDAQEIDLSDSSTSSDTDDNTSLDDAVSSASSSPSVDVKDGGKGLRQRAVAKTADSRKRTATLRVANAGVAREIQNDLETYPSLDTRVQDEIARKYQLLHQRIHDEGLYQCPYVEYGKEMMRYTTLFTLFGVLFYNQWYITSAVFLGLFWHQIMFSAHDAGHLAITSNFVVDTLIGMFIADFCCGLSIGWWKSSHNVHHLVTNQPEHDPDIQNVPLFATCPSFFKSLRSTYYNFTFVWDAAADFLVPFQRWTYYPVMGIARFNLYLLSWLHVLSEKSSQLGKSRAWWIRPTEITFMACYWFLFGYCLLWRGLPDWTTRVIFVLVSHIITMPLHVQITLSHWGMSTVDLGETESFAQRQLRTTMDVDCPAWMDFVHGGLQFQAVHHLFPRVPRHNLRKVQFMIREFCNDTGVPYSILNFTDGNRKVLGRLKDVSDQLDIMIKCQQHMARTGESGLH; encoded by the exons ATGAACCGCGACAAGATCTTGACCGCTGCGGCGGTTGAGAGGATGATCGCAGCTGGTCAAACAATCGTCGTCTTCGAAGACTCGGTACTCAAGCTCGACGGCTGGATGGATAGACATCCCGGTGGAAGATTAGCAGTTCTTCACATGGTGGGCAGAGATGCGACCGACGAGATGAAAGC TTATCACTCGGAAGCGACCTTACGAACCATGAAGGCCTATCGGATTGGTCGGAAGCAAGGATCCTGGGTGAACCGCACACCACCAATTAGAGGCGGCGTCTTTCGCCTCGACGCCCAAGAGATCGATCTCTCAGACTCGAGCACATCCTCCGACACAGACGACAACACCAGTCTCGATGACGCCGTTAGTTCCGCGTCATCATCGCCCAGCGTGGATGTCAAAGATGGAGGAAAGGGTCTTCGCCAGCGCGCAGTAGCAAAGACGGCTGACTCGCGAAAGCGTACTGCGACGCTGCGTGTGGCGAATGCAGGTGTTGCGCGGGAGATTCAGAACGATCTTGAAACGTACCCGTCGCTGGATACGCGTGTCCAGGATGAGATTGCGAGAAAGTATCAGCTTCTCCACCAGAGGATTCACGATGAGGGTCTTTATCAGTGTCCGTACGTTGAGTATGGGAAGGAGATGATGCGATACACGACGCTGTTTACGCTGTTTGGTGTGTTGTTTTATAACCAGTGGTACATCACATCTGCTGTGTTCTTGGGATTGTTCTGG CATCAAATCATGTTCAGCGCGCATGATGCTGGTCATCTTGCGATTACGTCTAATTTTGTCGTCGACACTCTCATTGGCATGTTCATTGCTGATTTCTGCTGTGGTCTATCGATTGGATGGTGGAAGAGCAGTCACAACGTGCACCATCTCGTGACGAACCAACCC gaacatgatcctGATATCCAGAACGTTCCCCTCTTTGCGACATGCCCCTCATTCTTCAAGTCCCTTCGCTCAACTTACTACAACTTCACTTTCGTCTGGGACGCCGCAGCCGATTTCCTCGTCCCCTTCCAGCGCTGGACTTACTACCCCGTCATGGGCATCGCGCGCTTCAACCTGTACCTCCTCTCCTGGCTCCACGTCCTCTCCGAGAAGTCCTCACAGCTCGGAAAGAGTCGCGCCTGGTGGATTCGACCTACCGAGATCACCTTCATGGCCTGCTACTGGTTCCTCTTCGGCTACTGCCTCCTCTGGCGCGGTCTCCCCGACTGGACCACCCGCGTGATCTTCGTCCTGGTCTCCCACATCATCACCATGCCGCTCCACGTGCAAATCACCCTCTCCCACTGGGGAATGTCAACCGTCGACCTCGGCGAGACCGAGTCCTTCGCCCAGCGCCAGCTCCGCACCACTATGGACGTCGACTGCCCCGCGTGGATGGACTTTGTGCATGGCGGTCTCCAGTTCCAGGCCGTTCACCACTTGTTCCCACGTGTGCCGCGCCATAACCTGCGCAAGGTGCAGTTCATGATTCGGGAGTTCTGCAACGACACTGGTGTGCCGTACTCGATCCTCAACTTCACCGATGGTAACAGAAAGGTGTTGGGGCGGTTGAAGGATGTTAGTGATCAGCTGGATATCATGATCAAGTGCCAGCAGCACATGGCGAGGACGGGGGAGAGTGGATTGCATTAG